One Qipengyuania aurantiaca genomic region harbors:
- a CDS encoding NADH-quinone oxidoreductase subunit M has translation MEFPILSLMLAVPLVAAIACLFLNASSARMVALFATLIDLALGVILWLNYDIGGAQWQFTERAQLFAGFEYALGIDGIALMLIMLSVFLMPICILASWDGITKRVGEYMAAFLLMEVLMIGVFAAQDLFLFYIFFEAGLIPMYLIIGVWGGDNRIYASYKFFLYTLLGSVLMLIAMLWMVNEAGTSDIPTLMQYDFPVGAQLWLWLAFFASFAVKMPMWPVHTWLPDAHVQAPTAGSVILAGVLLKLGGYGFIRFSLPMFPDASADLAWLVFALSMVAVIYTSLVALVQHDMKKLIAYSSVAHMAIVTVGLFAFNVQGLEGAMMVMLGHGLVSGALFLCVGVIYDRLHTREIARYGGLSINMPKYALFFLLFTMASVGLPGTSNFVGEFLALAGIYKVSTFVTLVCTTGIILGAAYMLYLYRRVAFGEQKNADAAAMTDLNAREWAMLAPIAAAVLWMGVYPESFLAPMRQDIAALEARLASVAPQYDSELTVGTPKDHAANFVAPSHEGEGEH, from the coding sequence ATGGAGTTCCCCATCCTTTCGCTCATGCTCGCCGTGCCGCTCGTCGCGGCCATCGCCTGCCTGTTCCTGAACGCCTCCAGCGCACGCATGGTCGCGCTGTTCGCGACGCTGATCGATCTCGCCCTGGGGGTTATCCTCTGGCTGAACTACGACATCGGTGGAGCCCAGTGGCAGTTCACCGAACGCGCCCAGCTTTTCGCCGGCTTCGAATACGCGCTCGGCATCGACGGTATCGCGCTGATGCTGATCATGCTCAGCGTCTTCCTGATGCCGATCTGCATCCTCGCCAGCTGGGATGGCATCACTAAGCGCGTCGGCGAATACATGGCCGCGTTCCTCCTCATGGAAGTGCTGATGATCGGCGTGTTCGCCGCGCAGGACCTGTTCCTGTTCTACATCTTCTTCGAGGCCGGCCTGATCCCGATGTACCTGATCATCGGCGTTTGGGGCGGCGATAACCGCATCTACGCGAGCTATAAGTTCTTCCTCTACACGCTGCTCGGCTCGGTGCTGATGCTGATCGCCATGCTGTGGATGGTGAACGAGGCAGGTACCTCCGACATCCCCACGCTGATGCAGTACGACTTCCCGGTCGGCGCGCAGCTCTGGCTCTGGCTCGCCTTCTTTGCCAGCTTCGCGGTGAAGATGCCCATGTGGCCGGTCCATACCTGGCTGCCCGACGCGCACGTCCAGGCGCCGACGGCCGGTTCGGTCATCCTCGCCGGTGTCCTGCTGAAGCTGGGTGGCTATGGCTTCATCCGTTTCAGCCTGCCCATGTTCCCCGATGCGAGCGCGGACCTTGCTTGGCTGGTCTTCGCGTTGTCGATGGTTGCGGTGATCTACACCTCGCTCGTCGCGCTGGTTCAGCACGACATGAAGAAGCTGATCGCCTATTCCTCGGTCGCCCACATGGCGATCGTGACCGTCGGCCTGTTCGCCTTCAACGTGCAGGGTCTCGAGGGCGCGATGATGGTCATGCTCGGCCACGGGCTCGTATCGGGTGCGCTGTTCCTATGCGTCGGCGTGATCTACGATCGCCTGCACACGCGCGAGATTGCGCGTTATGGCGGGCTCAGCATCAACATGCCGAAGTATGCGCTGTTCTTCCTGCTGTTCACCATGGCTAGCGTCGGCCTGCCGGGGACGAGCAACTTCGTCGGCGAATTCCTGGCGCTGGCCGGCATCTACAAGGTCTCGACCTTCGTGACGCTGGTTTGCACCACCGGCATCATCCTCGGTGCGGCCTATATGCTCTACCTGTATCGCCGCGTCGCGTTCGGTGAGCAGAAGAACGCCGATGCCGCCGCCATGACCGATCTCAACGCCCGCGAATGGGCCATGCTTGCCCCGATTGCAGCCGCCGTGCTGTGGATGGGCGTCTATCCGGAAAGCTTCCTCGCCCCCATGCGCCAAGACATTGCCGCGCTCGAAGCTCGCCTCGCGAGCGTCGCCCCGCAGTACGATAGCGAACTCACAGTCGGCACGCCGAAGGACCACGCGGCCAACTTTGTCGCTCCGAGCCACGAAGGGGAGGGAGAGCACTGA
- the nuoI gene encoding NADH-quinone oxidoreductase subunit NuoI, producing the protein MSVAHLIKSFTLWEFVKAHALTLKYFFKPKVTINYPFEKNPLSPRFRGEHALRRYPNGEERCIACKLCEAVCPAQAITIESEPREDGSRRTTRYDIDMTKCIFCGFCQEACPVDAVVEGPNFEYATETREELLYDKAKLLANGDKWERAIAANLEADAPYR; encoded by the coding sequence ATGAGCGTCGCCCATCTCATAAAGTCGTTCACCCTGTGGGAGTTCGTGAAGGCGCACGCCCTCACGCTGAAGTACTTCTTCAAGCCCAAGGTGACGATCAACTACCCGTTCGAGAAGAACCCGCTTTCCCCGCGCTTCCGCGGCGAGCATGCCCTCCGCCGTTATCCCAATGGCGAGGAGCGCTGCATCGCCTGCAAGCTGTGCGAGGCCGTCTGCCCCGCGCAGGCGATCACCATCGAGAGCGAACCGCGCGAGGACGGCAGCCGCCGCACAACGCGTTACGACATCGACATGACCAAGTGCATCTTCTGCGGTTTCTGCCAGGAAGCCTGCCCGGTCGATGCCGTGGTCGAGGGTCCGAACTTCGAATACGCCACCGAAACCCGCGAGGAGCTGCTCTACGACAAGGCCAAGCTGCTCGCCAATGGTGACAAGTGGGAGCGGGCCATCGCCGCGAACCTTGAAGCCGACGCACCCTATCGCTAA
- the nuoG gene encoding NADH-quinone oxidoreductase subunit NuoG: protein MPKVTVDGQEIEVPEGATVLQACELAGKEIPRFCYHERLSIAGNCRMCLVEVKPGPPKPQASCALPATDGQEIRTDSEMVKTAREGVMEFLLINHPLDCPICDQGGECDLQDQSVAYGRGATRYEENKRAVTEKYMGPLIKTVMTRCIHCTRCVRFSEEIAGVDEIGAVGRGEDMQITTYLEQAAEHELSANVIDLCPVGALTSRPYAFEARPWELKKTLSIDVSDAVGANIRLDSRGREVMRALPRVNDAVNEEWLSDKGRYMVDGLSKRRLDKVFMRKKGGLKPSSWDEAFKALAKAKPGKSIAAVAGDMVDCETMFAAKSLLKACGSTLIEGRQTGMDYDVSNLAAVNFNSTFEGLEHAGAILVVGSHIRWEAPLVNVRIRKAVKRGAKVFVVGPQWETTYPAEFLGTDLGVLNELPGHVADAFKGADRSAVIVGGGALKGAHGKALALASEWGADFNVLHFSAARMGGLMLGYAQKGGMADIVKAKPKVVISLGADEMDFEPFADALKVYIGHHGDKGAHAADIILPAASYAEKDGTYVNTEGRVQFAEKAVFAPGDAREDWTILRALADALGVEVGFDSFAQLQSAMIKEVPALGEEGLADFGALPKADAKAKAEGTMSAYPIKDFYLTNPIARASAVMQRCSDELLHGGELAEAAE from the coding sequence ATGCCTAAAGTCACCGTAGACGGACAGGAAATCGAGGTTCCGGAGGGCGCGACCGTCCTTCAGGCCTGCGAGCTTGCGGGTAAGGAAATCCCGCGCTTCTGCTATCACGAGCGGCTGAGCATCGCCGGCAACTGCCGCATGTGCCTTGTCGAAGTGAAGCCCGGGCCGCCCAAACCGCAGGCAAGCTGCGCGCTTCCGGCCACCGATGGCCAGGAAATTCGCACCGACAGCGAGATGGTGAAGACCGCGCGCGAAGGCGTGATGGAATTCCTCCTCATCAATCACCCCCTTGATTGCCCGATCTGCGATCAGGGCGGCGAATGCGATCTGCAGGACCAGTCGGTCGCCTATGGTCGCGGCGCGACGCGCTATGAAGAAAACAAGCGCGCGGTGACCGAGAAATACATGGGGCCGCTAATCAAGACGGTCATGACGCGCTGCATCCACTGCACTCGCTGCGTGCGCTTTTCGGAAGAGATCGCGGGCGTGGATGAAATTGGCGCGGTCGGCCGCGGCGAGGACATGCAGATCACCACCTATCTCGAGCAGGCGGCCGAGCACGAGCTGTCGGCCAATGTGATCGACCTCTGCCCCGTTGGCGCGCTCACTTCGCGCCCCTATGCGTTCGAAGCGCGTCCGTGGGAGCTGAAGAAAACGCTCAGCATCGACGTTTCGGACGCAGTCGGCGCGAATATCCGCCTCGACAGCCGCGGCCGCGAAGTCATGCGTGCGCTTCCACGTGTCAACGATGCGGTCAACGAGGAATGGCTTAGCGACAAGGGCCGCTACATGGTCGACGGGCTTTCAAAGCGCCGCCTCGACAAGGTTTTCATGCGCAAGAAGGGCGGTCTCAAGCCGTCGAGCTGGGACGAGGCTTTCAAGGCGCTTGCCAAGGCGAAACCCGGCAAGTCGATTGCCGCCGTCGCGGGCGACATGGTCGATTGCGAGACGATGTTCGCGGCCAAATCGCTGCTCAAGGCCTGCGGTTCGACGCTGATCGAAGGTCGTCAGACCGGGATGGATTATGACGTGTCGAACCTCGCGGCGGTCAATTTCAACTCGACCTTCGAGGGCCTCGAGCACGCTGGTGCGATCCTTGTCGTCGGCAGCCACATCCGCTGGGAAGCCCCGCTGGTGAACGTGCGCATCCGCAAGGCGGTGAAGCGCGGCGCGAAGGTTTTCGTAGTCGGCCCGCAGTGGGAGACGACCTATCCGGCCGAATTCCTCGGCACCGACCTTGGCGTGCTCAACGAGCTTCCGGGTCACGTTGCGGATGCTTTCAAGGGCGCGGATCGCAGCGCTGTCATCGTCGGCGGTGGTGCACTTAAGGGTGCGCACGGCAAGGCTCTCGCTCTCGCGAGCGAATGGGGCGCGGATTTCAACGTGCTGCATTTCTCGGCTGCACGCATGGGCGGCCTGATGCTCGGCTACGCACAGAAGGGCGGCATGGCGGATATCGTCAAGGCCAAGCCCAAAGTGGTCATCAGCCTCGGCGCGGACGAAATGGATTTCGAACCCTTCGCCGACGCGCTGAAGGTCTATATCGGCCATCACGGCGACAAGGGCGCGCATGCGGCGGATATTATCCTGCCCGCGGCAAGCTATGCCGAGAAGGACGGGACTTACGTCAACACCGAAGGCCGCGTGCAGTTTGCCGAGAAGGCCGTCTTCGCTCCGGGTGATGCCCGCGAAGACTGGACCATCCTGCGCGCGCTGGCCGATGCTTTGGGCGTCGAGGTCGGCTTTGACAGCTTCGCGCAGCTTCAGTCGGCGATGATCAAGGAAGTCCCGGCGCTGGGCGAAGAAGGTTTGGCCGACTTCGGTGCGCTGCCCAAGGCGGACGCCAAGGCAAAGGCCGAAGGCACGATGAGCGCCTATCCGATCAAGGACTTTTACCTCACCAATCCCATCGCCCGCGCCAGCGCGGTGATGCAGCGCTGCTCGGACGAACTGCTCCACGGCGGTGAGCTGGCGGAGGCCGCGGAATGA
- the nuoN gene encoding NADH-quinone oxidoreductase subunit NuoN — MSYATSFYLTGAEIGLSVTGLVLLLVTAWTGEKAARGITIAAVAALFGALAFNLSLFGEGASADAFAGLVRIDNFAVFAKSLIYIAAIACLIVAPNYFTPRAQYRGEYAVLMVFNAVGMGLMVSAVDLMTLYIGLELSSLSSYVLASFARRDDKSSEAGLKYFVLGGLASGIILYGVSLVYGFSGTTSYDGIRAAFSADFSTGAMFGVVFVLAGFAFKIAAVPFHMWTPDVYEGAPTPVTAFFASAPKVAAVAMLVRMATGPFGGQVEAWQQIVIFAALASIVVGALGAIGQANLKRLLAYSSINNVGFILIGLAAATPKGIEGLLVYLFIYVFMTIGSFVALLMLRDAEGKALATFDDISGLSTTSPALAWCLLALMFSLAGIPPLFGFWGKFVVFQAAVQADMIALAAIGIAASVIGAFYYIKFIKVMFFDEPKGAAPAKAPVSHWVVLGLSVLVISPLGYLVTPWLSDMAGAAAQALFFAA; from the coding sequence ATGTCCTACGCCACCTCCTTCTACCTCACCGGCGCAGAAATCGGCCTTTCGGTCACGGGCCTCGTGCTGCTGCTGGTCACTGCTTGGACCGGCGAAAAAGCCGCGCGCGGCATTACGATCGCCGCCGTCGCCGCTTTGTTTGGCGCGCTGGCCTTCAATCTCTCGCTCTTCGGCGAGGGCGCATCGGCTGATGCTTTCGCGGGCCTCGTGCGGATCGACAATTTCGCAGTCTTCGCGAAGAGCCTGATCTACATCGCGGCCATCGCCTGCCTGATCGTGGCGCCCAATTATTTCACCCCACGCGCCCAGTATCGCGGCGAATACGCCGTGCTCATGGTGTTCAACGCGGTTGGTATGGGGTTGATGGTCTCGGCCGTCGACCTGATGACGCTCTACATCGGTCTCGAACTGTCGAGCCTGTCGTCCTACGTCCTCGCCAGCTTTGCACGGCGTGACGACAAGTCGAGCGAGGCGGGTCTCAAGTACTTCGTCCTCGGTGGCCTCGCTTCGGGCATCATCCTTTACGGTGTGAGCCTCGTCTACGGCTTCTCGGGCACGACGAGTTACGACGGCATCCGCGCCGCGTTCAGCGCCGATTTCTCGACCGGCGCCATGTTCGGCGTGGTCTTCGTGCTTGCCGGCTTCGCCTTCAAGATCGCGGCCGTGCCGTTCCATATGTGGACGCCCGACGTCTACGAAGGCGCGCCGACGCCGGTCACCGCCTTCTTCGCCAGCGCCCCCAAGGTCGCCGCAGTCGCGATGCTGGTGCGCATGGCCACAGGTCCCTTCGGCGGACAGGTCGAGGCGTGGCAGCAGATTGTCATCTTCGCCGCGCTCGCTTCAATCGTGGTTGGTGCGCTCGGCGCAATCGGGCAGGCGAACCTCAAGCGATTGCTGGCCTATTCGTCGATCAACAACGTCGGCTTCATTCTCATCGGTCTGGCCGCAGCAACGCCCAAGGGTATCGAAGGCCTGCTGGTTTACCTCTTCATCTATGTCTTCATGACCATCGGCAGCTTCGTCGCCCTGCTCATGCTGCGCGATGCAGAGGGCAAGGCTCTGGCCACTTTCGACGATATTTCGGGCCTCTCGACGACTAGCCCGGCGCTCGCGTGGTGCCTGCTGGCCCTCATGTTCAGCCTTGCCGGCATCCCGCCGCTGTTCGGCTTCTGGGGCAAGTTCGTGGTCTTCCAGGCCGCGGTGCAGGCCGACATGATTGCGCTTGCCGCCATCGGTATCGCCGCCAGCGTGATCGGCGCCTTCTACTACATCAAGTTCATCAAGGTGATGTTCTTCGATGAGCCGAAGGGGGCAGCCCCCGCCAAGGCCCCTGTATCGCACTGGGTCGTGCTTGGCCTCAGCGTCCTCGTGATCTCGCCGCTCGGCTATCTGGTAACGCCGTGGCTGAGCGACATGGCAGGTGCGGCGGCGCAGGCGCTGTTCTTCGCCGCTTGA
- a CDS encoding NADH-quinone oxidoreductase subunit J — protein MIQTFAFYMFAVLVIASAVMVIMARNPVHSVLWLILAFFNAAGLMVLVGAEFIAMLLVIVYVGAVAVLFLFVVMMLDIDVAAMRAGFIKNFPLGIAIAVILLAELVLGIGAYRVGAIELGTPLASDTAAMVESNTGAIGALLYSKYIFLFETAGIVLLVAMIGAIVLTHRPTKSKRGQQDIGKQVRRSPDEATVMKQPKVGEGVEL, from the coding sequence ATGATCCAGACCTTTGCCTTTTACATGTTTGCGGTGCTCGTGATTGCATCGGCCGTGATGGTGATCATGGCCCGCAACCCCGTGCATTCCGTGCTGTGGCTCATCCTCGCCTTTTTCAACGCCGCCGGTCTCATGGTCCTGGTCGGCGCGGAATTCATCGCGATGCTGCTCGTCATCGTCTACGTGGGCGCGGTCGCGGTGCTGTTCCTGTTCGTGGTCATGATGCTCGACATCGACGTGGCCGCGATGCGCGCAGGCTTCATCAAGAATTTCCCCCTCGGGATCGCAATTGCGGTGATCCTGCTGGCGGAGCTGGTGCTCGGCATCGGCGCCTATCGCGTCGGCGCGATTGAGCTCGGCACACCGCTTGCCAGCGACACGGCCGCCATGGTCGAGAGCAACACGGGCGCCATCGGCGCGCTGCTCTATTCCAAGTACATCTTCCTGTTCGAGACCGCAGGTATCGTCCTTCTCGTGGCGATGATCGGCGCGATCGTGCTGACACATCGCCCCACGAAGTCGAAGCGCGGTCAGCAGGACATCGGCAAACAGGTCCGTCGTTCGCCCGACGAGGCGACAGTCATGAAACAGCCCAAGGTGGGCGAGGGGGTCGAGCTGTGA
- the nuoF gene encoding NADH-quinone oxidoreductase subunit NuoF has product MLADKDRIFTNLYGFQDWGLKAAEARGDWDDTKSLIARGHDNIIEEIKASGLRGRGGAGFPTGLKWSFMPKESKDGRPSFLVINADESEPGSCKDREIIRHDPHKLIEGALVAGYAMRARAAYIYIRGEYIREAETLQAAIDEAYDAGLIGKNASKSGYDFDVFLHRGAGAYICGEETAMIESLEGKKGQPRLKPPFPAGAGLYGCPTTVNNVESIAVVPTILRRGASWFSSFGRENNKGTKLFQISGHVNKPCVVEEALSIPFSELIEKHCGGIIGGKDNLLAVIPGGSSVPLVPAEQIWDAPMDFDGLKDLGSGLGTAGVIVMDKSTDIVRAISRLSYFYKHESCGQCTPCREGTGWMWRMMERLRTGDAAIEEIDMLQQVTKQVEGHTICALGDAAAWPIQGLIRHFRPELERRIEEHNAKFAEAAE; this is encoded by the coding sequence ATGCTCGCCGACAAGGATCGCATCTTCACCAACCTTTATGGCTTCCAGGACTGGGGCCTGAAGGCAGCCGAAGCGCGCGGCGACTGGGACGATACCAAGTCGCTGATCGCGCGCGGTCACGACAATATTATCGAAGAGATCAAGGCCTCGGGTCTTCGCGGACGGGGGGGCGCAGGCTTCCCGACCGGTCTCAAATGGTCGTTCATGCCGAAGGAATCGAAGGACGGCCGTCCCAGCTTCCTCGTTATCAACGCCGACGAATCCGAACCCGGCTCCTGCAAGGACCGCGAGATCATCCGCCACGATCCGCATAAGCTGATCGAAGGCGCGCTGGTCGCCGGTTATGCCATGCGGGCGAGGGCGGCTTACATCTATATCCGCGGCGAATATATCCGCGAGGCCGAAACCTTGCAGGCCGCCATCGACGAGGCTTATGACGCCGGCCTGATCGGCAAGAACGCCTCGAAGTCGGGCTATGACTTCGACGTCTTCCTGCACCGGGGTGCGGGCGCTTACATCTGCGGCGAAGAAACCGCGATGATCGAGAGCCTCGAAGGCAAGAAGGGCCAGCCCCGCCTGAAACCGCCGTTCCCGGCAGGTGCAGGCCTCTATGGCTGCCCGACCACGGTCAACAATGTGGAATCGATCGCTGTCGTCCCGACCATCCTGCGCCGCGGCGCATCGTGGTTTTCAAGCTTCGGACGCGAGAACAACAAGGGCACCAAGCTCTTCCAGATCAGCGGCCATGTGAACAAGCCCTGCGTGGTCGAGGAAGCGCTCAGCATTCCGTTCAGCGAGCTGATCGAGAAACATTGCGGCGGCATCATCGGCGGCAAGGACAACCTCCTTGCCGTGATCCCGGGCGGTTCGTCGGTCCCGCTGGTTCCGGCCGAGCAGATCTGGGACGCCCCGATGGATTTCGACGGTCTCAAGGACCTCGGATCGGGCCTCGGCACGGCCGGCGTCATTGTGATGGACAAGTCGACCGACATCGTCCGCGCGATTTCCCGTCTCAGCTATTTCTACAAGCACGAGAGCTGCGGCCAGTGCACGCCCTGCCGCGAAGGCACGGGCTGGATGTGGCGCATGATGGAGCGCCTGCGCACCGGGGATGCGGCGATCGAGGAAATCGACATGCTGCAGCAGGTCACCAAGCAGGTCGAAGGTCACACTATCTGCGCGCTCGGCGATGCGGCGGCATGGCCGATCCAGGGCCTCATCCGCCACTTCCGCCCCGAGCTCGAACGCCGGATCGAAGAACACAACGCCAAGTTCGCGGAGGCCGCGGAATGA
- the nuoH gene encoding NADH-quinone oxidoreductase subunit NuoH, with translation MTEFFQSLGMSYEWAWAVATIAGILLIALPLMLAVAMIIYVDRKVWAAINLRRGPNVVGPFGLLQSFADGLKVFLQETIIPSAANKGIFLLAPIVTFTVALAAWAVIPFSAEAVLADINVGLLYILAISSLSVYGVIMAGWASNSKYPFFSAMRASAQMISYEVSIGFILVCVVLYAGTFNLNEIVLAQKGHGFGIVNGYVFNLLLFPMWIMFFISSLAETQRVPFDLTEAESELVAGYQTEYSSMAFALFWLGEYANILLMCMLNAILFFGGWLPPVDWEPLYMVPGIVWILLKTFMFFFFFSWVMATVPRYRYDQLMRLGWKVFLPISLLFVVLVSGWLMATGHYGAAA, from the coding sequence ATGACCGAATTTTTCCAATCCCTCGGCATGTCCTACGAATGGGCATGGGCCGTTGCCACCATTGCCGGCATCCTGCTGATCGCGCTGCCGTTGATGCTGGCCGTGGCCATGATCATCTATGTCGACCGCAAGGTTTGGGCGGCGATCAACCTGCGCCGCGGCCCCAACGTGGTCGGCCCCTTCGGCCTGCTGCAGAGTTTTGCCGACGGCCTGAAGGTATTCCTGCAGGAAACCATCATCCCGAGCGCGGCAAACAAGGGCATCTTCCTGCTCGCGCCGATCGTGACCTTCACGGTTGCGCTCGCCGCCTGGGCGGTCATCCCGTTCAGCGCCGAAGCGGTGCTGGCGGACATCAACGTCGGCCTGCTCTACATCCTCGCGATCAGTTCGCTGTCGGTTTACGGCGTGATCATGGCAGGCTGGGCTTCGAATTCGAAGTATCCCTTTTTCTCCGCCATGCGCGCCTCGGCCCAAATGATCAGCTATGAAGTCTCGATCGGCTTCATCCTCGTCTGCGTGGTGCTTTACGCCGGAACCTTCAATCTCAACGAAATCGTGCTGGCCCAGAAGGGACACGGCTTCGGCATCGTCAACGGCTATGTCTTCAACCTGCTGCTGTTCCCGATGTGGATCATGTTCTTCATCTCCAGCCTGGCGGAAACGCAGCGCGTCCCGTTCGACCTGACCGAAGCGGAAAGCGAGCTCGTGGCCGGTTACCAGACCGAATACAGCTCGATGGCTTTCGCGCTGTTCTGGCTGGGCGAATACGCCAACATCCTGCTGATGTGCATGCTGAATGCGATCCTGTTCTTCGGTGGCTGGCTGCCGCCGGTCGATTGGGAGCCGCTCTACATGGTGCCCGGCATCGTGTGGATCCTGCTGAAGACCTTCATGTTCTTCTTCTTCTTCAGCTGGGTCATGGCGACCGTTCCGCGCTATCGCTACGACCAGCTGATGCGCCTGGGCTGGAAGGTCTTCCTCCCGATCAGCCTGCTGTTCGTTGTTCTTGTTTCCGGTTGGCTGATGGCCACCGGCCATTATGGAGCCGCCGCATGA
- the nuoK gene encoding NADH-quinone oxidoreductase subunit NuoK codes for MIGIEHYIIVSAILFVLGVLGIFLNRKNIIVILMAIELILLAVNINMVAFSAFLGDLTGQVFAMFILTVAAAEAAIGLAILMIYFRGRGTIAVDDANQMKG; via the coding sequence GTGATCGGCATCGAACACTACATCATCGTCAGCGCGATCCTTTTCGTGCTGGGCGTGCTCGGTATCTTCCTCAACCGGAAGAACATCATCGTGATCCTCATGGCGATCGAGCTGATCCTGCTCGCCGTGAACATCAATATGGTCGCCTTTAGCGCCTTCCTCGGCGATCTGACCGGCCAGGTCTTCGCGATGTTCATCCTGACCGTTGCGGCGGCAGAGGCAGCCATCGGCCTCGCCATCCTCATGATTTACTTCCGTGGCCGCGGCACCATCGCGGTCGACGATGCGAACCAGATGAAGGGATAA
- the nuoL gene encoding NADH-quinone oxidoreductase subunit L, which translates to MNSILFIVFLPLLAAIVAGLVNKSAPSVFAKSITTGALFISCALSWPIFLGFVNGSAEASVVPVLTWVQSGALSFDWALRVDTLTAVMLVVITTVSALVHLYSWGYMEEDPDQPRFFAYLSLFTFAMLMLVTADNLVQMFFGWEGVGLASYLLIGFWFKKPSANAAAIKAFVVNRVGDLGFMLGIFGTFWVFGTVSIPEILEAAPGMSGATIGFLGLRVHTMDVLCILLFIGAMGKSAQLGLHTWLPDAMEGPTPVSALIHAATMVTAGVFMVCRLSPMFETAPVALGMVTFIGAATCIFAATVGTTQWDIKRVIAYSTCSQLGYMFFAAGVGAYGAAMFHLFTHAFFKALLFLGAGSVIHAMHHEQDMRYYGGLRKEIPLTFWAMMAGTLAITGVGIYHLGAGFAGFWSKDAILEVAYGRGTELGNFAFWMGTLAALLTSFYSWRLMFLTFWGKPRWIESEHIQHSVHKTPEEAGEDTTGGYHPHESPISMLIPLGVLSVGAVFAGQFFAETFLDSEAFWADSIYYNPNLIHAMHAVPTPVKYAALIVMVIGLFVAWLAYIKDTSIPGKAAEQLGPVYRFFYNKWYFDELYHYLFVVPAFWLGRQFWKLGDIGTIDRFGPNGVAWVIEKGSVGAKKFQTGYLYSYALVMLLGLVAAITWVLF; encoded by the coding sequence GTGAACTCGATCCTTTTCATCGTCTTCCTGCCGCTGCTTGCGGCAATTGTGGCAGGCCTCGTCAATAAGAGCGCACCCAGCGTCTTCGCAAAGTCGATCACGACCGGCGCGCTGTTCATTTCCTGCGCGCTGAGCTGGCCGATATTCCTCGGCTTCGTAAACGGCAGCGCGGAAGCCAGCGTGGTCCCGGTCTTGACCTGGGTCCAGTCAGGCGCCTTGTCGTTCGACTGGGCGCTGCGCGTCGACACGCTGACCGCCGTCATGCTGGTGGTCATCACCACCGTTTCGGCGCTCGTCCACCTCTATAGCTGGGGCTATATGGAGGAAGACCCGGACCAGCCGCGCTTCTTCGCCTACCTCTCGCTCTTCACCTTCGCCATGCTGATGCTGGTGACGGCCGACAACCTCGTCCAAATGTTCTTCGGTTGGGAAGGCGTGGGCCTCGCCAGCTACCTGCTGATCGGGTTCTGGTTCAAGAAGCCCAGCGCGAACGCGGCCGCGATCAAGGCCTTCGTGGTCAACCGCGTGGGCGACCTTGGCTTCATGCTCGGCATTTTCGGCACCTTCTGGGTGTTCGGCACGGTTTCGATCCCCGAGATCCTCGAAGCGGCGCCCGGCATGAGCGGAGCGACCATCGGCTTCCTCGGCCTGCGCGTGCATACGATGGACGTGCTCTGCATCCTCCTGTTCATCGGCGCGATGGGCAAGTCGGCGCAGCTAGGCCTGCACACTTGGCTGCCCGACGCAATGGAGGGCCCGACCCCGGTCTCGGCCCTGATCCACGCTGCCACCATGGTGACCGCAGGCGTGTTCATGGTCTGCCGCCTTAGCCCCATGTTCGAAACCGCGCCTGTGGCGCTCGGCATGGTGACCTTCATCGGCGCGGCCACCTGCATTTTTGCCGCGACGGTTGGCACGACGCAGTGGGACATCAAGCGCGTCATCGCCTATTCGACCTGTTCGCAGCTGGGCTACATGTTCTTCGCAGCCGGCGTGGGCGCTTATGGTGCGGCCATGTTCCACCTGTTCACGCACGCCTTCTTCAAGGCGCTGCTGTTCCTCGGCGCAGGCTCGGTCATCCATGCGATGCACCATGAGCAGGACATGCGCTATTATGGCGGCCTGCGTAAGGAAATCCCGCTCACTTTCTGGGCGATGATGGCAGGCACGCTGGCGATTACCGGCGTGGGTATCTACCATCTTGGCGCCGGTTTCGCGGGCTTCTGGTCGAAGGATGCGATCCTCGAAGTGGCCTATGGCCGCGGGACCGAACTCGGCAACTTCGCCTTCTGGATGGGCACGCTCGCCGCACTGCTGACCAGCTTCTATAGCTGGCGCCTGATGTTCCTGACCTTCTGGGGCAAGCCGCGCTGGATCGAGAGCGAACACATCCAGCACAGCGTCCACAAAACGCCGGAAGAAGCTGGCGAGGACACGACGGGTGGCTACCATCCGCACGAGAGCCCCATCTCGATGCTCATCCCGCTCGGCGTTTTGTCAGTGGGCGCGGTGTTCGCCGGTCAATTCTTCGCCGAAACTTTCCTCGACAGCGAGGCATTCTGGGCTGACTCGATCTACTACAACCCGAACCTCATCCATGCGATGCATGCGGTTCCCACCCCGGTTAAGTACGCGGCGCTGATCGTAATGGTCATCGGCCTCTTCGTGGCATGGCTCGCCTACATCAAGGACACTAGCATCCCCGGCAAGGCGGCCGAGCAGCTCGGCCCGGTCTACCGCTTCTTTTACAACAAGTGGTATTTCGACGAGCTCTACCACTACCTCTTCGTGGTCCCCGCCTTCTGGCTGGGCCGCCAGTTCTGGAAACTCGGCGATATCGGCACGATCGACCGCTTCGGCCCCAATGGCGTGGCCTGGGTGATCGAAAAGGGCTCAGTCGGCGCCAAGAAGTTCCAGACCGGATATCTGTATAGCTACGCGCTGGTGATGCTCCTCGGGCTTGTCGCCGCCATCACCTGGGTGCTGTTCTGA